One Micromonospora craniellae genomic region harbors:
- the eccCa gene encoding type VII secretion protein EccCa yields MSTVVVKRPARQPEPEYPSGEVLLEAPPEVPAPTGKAWGQMMMLLPMLAGSFAMALMFAGRGGSTLGYVTGGLFGLSAIGMLASQLSNNSGGPGKQEMSQRRREYMTHLSRQRRRVLKTIRKQREAAFYRHPDPDILWSLPLGQRLWERRRGDVDFGTVRIGLGPQELATPLVPPPATSLEKLEPMCALALRRFLTTYGEVPDLPVTMALNGFARVHLRGDIEAARGMVRAVLAQAAAFHAPDDMLVAICVAPDRRAEWEWTKWLPHALHPSRTDALGQLRLVAPSVTGLEAMLDDVLASRPRFNASGGGPQVSGPHVLVVVDGGDTAGSDHLMTEGGVEGVTLLDLSTPAPRLLDRARLVLEVSAERKLDSVTVDGPAEIGRADDCRPAEVEALAMQLAPLRLSAASRGGGDTPLTSELGLADLLDIGDPYEFDVDRAWQPRPNRDKLRVPIGIGTDGGPVELDLKESAQDGMGPHGLLIGATGSGKSELLRTLVLALAATHSSESLNFVLVDFKGGATFTRLDGLPHTSAVITNLADELPLVDRMTDSINGELVRRQELLRAAGNYASQRDYEKARAAGAPLSPLPSLLIICDEFSELLTAKPDFIDMFVQIGRVGRSLGVHLLLASQRLEEGRLRGLDTHLSYRIGLRTFSAMESRVVLGATDAYELPRSPGHGYLRFGTEPLERFKAAYVSGAYRSKTAAAVAAGDGGDRVREYTTAYVAPPVTRTPKPEEEPEPVDGVGESVLDILVGRLAGRGKPAHQVWLPPLAEPPTLDQLLPPLTADPARGVTVAHAGLLGELQVAVGIVDKPFEQRRDVLWFDLGGAAGHAVIVGGPQSGKSTLLRTVVTSLALTHTPREAQVYCLDLGSSALSSLRELPHVGSVATRLDAGLVRRTVAELQLLMGERERRFAERGVDSMSEYRRARRHGQHDDDPFGDVFLVIDGWATLRSEFEDLEPTINDIANRGLSFGIHLIVTAGRWMDLRPAVRDVFGTRLELWLADASDSNLDRRAAMNVPDKSPGRGITADGQQFLAALPRADGAQESETLPEGARKLVTDLAAAWQGPGAPPIRLLPPVVPYGSLPDTGRPGVPIGIAEVDLRPVHLDFAADPHFILFGDGESGKSTFLRALAQTIVDRNELTRARLVLVDYRRSLLGDIDSPHLIGYGSTAQVTEGIVTEVAAVMRDRLPPPDISAERLRARDWWKGPDLYVLVDDYDLVAGAGSNPLTPLLEFLPQARDIGLHLIIARRTGGASRALYEPVLMRLREISTPGIVMSGNRDEGVLLGTVRPGPLPPGRGWLVSRRGGTRLVQLVHLPPRS; encoded by the coding sequence TGCTCCTGGAGGCGCCGCCCGAGGTGCCGGCGCCGACCGGTAAGGCCTGGGGGCAGATGATGATGCTGCTGCCGATGCTCGCCGGTTCGTTCGCGATGGCCCTCATGTTCGCCGGCCGGGGCGGATCGACTCTCGGGTACGTCACCGGCGGCCTGTTCGGGCTCTCCGCCATCGGCATGCTCGCTTCGCAGCTGAGCAACAATTCGGGCGGACCGGGCAAGCAGGAGATGTCGCAGCGGCGCCGGGAGTACATGACGCATCTGTCGCGGCAGCGGCGCCGGGTGCTGAAGACGATCCGCAAGCAGCGCGAGGCGGCCTTCTACCGGCATCCGGACCCGGACATCCTCTGGTCACTGCCGCTGGGGCAGCGGTTGTGGGAGCGTCGGCGCGGCGACGTGGACTTCGGCACGGTCCGGATCGGCCTGGGCCCGCAGGAGCTGGCCACGCCCCTGGTGCCGCCGCCGGCCACGTCGCTGGAGAAGCTGGAGCCGATGTGCGCGCTGGCGTTGCGTCGCTTCCTCACCACCTACGGTGAGGTGCCCGACCTGCCGGTGACGATGGCGCTGAACGGGTTCGCCCGGGTGCATCTGCGCGGCGACATCGAGGCCGCGCGGGGCATGGTCCGGGCGGTGCTCGCCCAGGCCGCCGCGTTCCACGCTCCGGACGACATGCTGGTCGCGATCTGCGTGGCGCCGGACCGGCGGGCCGAGTGGGAGTGGACGAAGTGGTTGCCGCACGCGTTGCACCCGTCACGCACCGACGCGCTGGGCCAACTGCGGCTGGTGGCACCCTCGGTGACCGGCCTGGAGGCGATGCTCGACGACGTGCTCGCCAGCCGGCCCCGGTTCAACGCCAGCGGCGGTGGTCCGCAGGTCTCCGGTCCACACGTGCTGGTGGTCGTCGACGGCGGTGACACCGCTGGTTCCGATCACCTGATGACCGAGGGCGGGGTGGAGGGCGTCACCCTGCTCGACCTCTCCACCCCGGCACCGCGTCTGCTCGACCGGGCGCGGCTGGTGCTGGAGGTGTCGGCGGAGCGCAAGCTGGACAGCGTCACGGTGGACGGGCCGGCGGAGATCGGGCGGGCCGACGACTGCCGGCCGGCCGAGGTCGAGGCGCTGGCCATGCAGTTGGCTCCGCTGCGCCTGTCGGCTGCCTCCCGGGGCGGCGGCGACACCCCGCTGACCAGCGAGTTGGGCCTGGCCGACCTGCTCGACATCGGCGACCCGTACGAGTTCGACGTGGACCGGGCCTGGCAGCCGCGACCCAACCGCGACAAGTTGCGGGTCCCGATCGGGATCGGCACCGACGGTGGGCCGGTGGAGCTGGACCTGAAGGAATCCGCGCAGGACGGCATGGGGCCGCACGGGCTGCTCATCGGCGCGACCGGTTCCGGCAAGTCCGAGCTGCTGCGCACCCTGGTGCTGGCGCTGGCGGCGACCCACTCGTCGGAGAGCCTCAACTTCGTCCTGGTCGACTTCAAGGGCGGCGCCACCTTCACCCGGCTGGACGGGTTGCCGCACACCAGTGCGGTGATCACCAACCTGGCCGACGAGCTGCCGCTGGTGGACCGGATGACGGACTCCATCAACGGCGAGCTGGTCCGCCGGCAGGAGCTGCTGCGGGCCGCCGGCAACTACGCCTCGCAGCGCGACTACGAGAAGGCCCGGGCGGCAGGCGCCCCGCTGTCGCCGCTGCCGAGCCTGCTCATCATCTGCGACGAGTTCTCCGAGCTGCTCACCGCGAAGCCCGACTTCATCGACATGTTCGTGCAGATCGGCCGGGTCGGCCGGTCGCTCGGCGTACATCTGCTGCTGGCCAGTCAGCGGCTGGAGGAGGGGCGGCTCCGGGGGCTCGACACCCACCTGTCGTACCGGATCGGTCTGCGGACCTTCTCTGCGATGGAGTCGCGGGTGGTGCTCGGCGCCACCGACGCGTACGAGCTGCCCCGGTCGCCGGGCCACGGCTACCTGCGTTTCGGCACCGAGCCGCTGGAGCGCTTCAAGGCCGCGTACGTCTCCGGCGCGTACCGGAGCAAGACCGCCGCAGCGGTCGCGGCCGGTGACGGCGGGGATCGGGTACGCGAGTACACCACCGCCTACGTCGCCCCGCCGGTGACCCGGACGCCGAAGCCGGAGGAGGAGCCGGAACCGGTCGACGGGGTCGGCGAGAGCGTGCTGGACATTCTGGTCGGCCGGCTCGCCGGTCGGGGTAAGCCGGCGCACCAGGTGTGGCTGCCGCCGCTGGCCGAGCCGCCGACGTTGGACCAGTTGCTGCCGCCGTTGACCGCCGACCCGGCGCGCGGGGTGACCGTGGCGCACGCCGGCCTGCTCGGCGAGTTGCAGGTGGCGGTGGGCATCGTCGACAAGCCGTTCGAGCAACGCAGGGACGTGCTCTGGTTCGACCTGGGCGGGGCGGCGGGTCACGCGGTGATCGTCGGAGGTCCGCAGAGCGGCAAGAGCACGCTGCTGCGTACCGTGGTCACCTCGCTGGCCCTGACGCACACCCCTCGGGAGGCCCAGGTGTACTGCCTCGACCTCGGCAGCAGCGCGCTCTCCTCGCTGCGCGAGCTGCCGCACGTCGGCTCGGTGGCGACCCGGCTCGACGCCGGTCTGGTCCGGCGTACGGTGGCCGAGTTGCAGTTGCTGATGGGCGAGCGGGAGCGCCGGTTCGCCGAGCGTGGCGTGGACTCGATGTCCGAGTACCGGCGGGCGCGTCGCCACGGGCAGCACGACGACGACCCGTTCGGCGACGTCTTCCTGGTGATCGACGGCTGGGCCACGCTGCGGTCGGAGTTCGAGGACCTCGAACCCACCATCAACGACATCGCCAACCGTGGTCTCTCCTTCGGCATCCACCTGATCGTCACCGCCGGGCGCTGGATGGACCTGCGGCCGGCCGTACGGGATGTCTTCGGTACCCGGCTGGAGCTGTGGCTGGCCGACGCGAGCGACTCCAACCTGGACCGCCGGGCGGCGATGAACGTGCCGGACAAGTCACCGGGACGCGGCATCACGGCGGACGGCCAGCAGTTCCTCGCGGCGCTGCCCCGGGCCGACGGCGCGCAGGAGTCGGAGACCCTTCCCGAGGGGGCCCGCAAGCTGGTCACCGACCTGGCCGCCGCGTGGCAGGGCCCGGGTGCCCCGCCGATCCGGTTGCTGCCGCCGGTGGTCCCCTACGGCAGCCTGCCGGACACCGGCCGCCCGGGGGTGCCGATCGGCATCGCCGAGGTGGACCTCCGTCCGGTGCACCTGGACTTCGCCGCCGACCCGCACTTCATCCTGTTCGGCGACGGTGAGTCGGGTAAGAGCACGTTCCTGCGGGCGCTGGCGCAGACGATCGTCGACCGCAACGAGCTGACCCGGGCGCGCCTGGTCCTCGTCGACTACCGACGCAGCCTGCTGGGCGACATCGACTCGCCGCACCTGATCGGGTACGGCTCCACGGCACAGGTCACCGAGGGCATCGTGACCGAGGTCGCCGCGGTGATGCGGGACCGGCTGCCGCCGCCGGACATCAGCGCCGAGCGGCTGCGGGCCCGCGACTGGTGGAAGGGCCCCGACCTGTACGTGCTGGTCGACGACTACGACCTGGTGGCTGGCGCGGGCAGCAACCCGCTGACCCCGCTGCTGGAGTTCCTGCCCCAGGCCCGGGACATCGGCCTGCACCTGATCATCGCCCGCCGGACCGGTGGCGCGAGCCGGGCATTGTACGAGCCGGTGCTGATGCGGCTGCGGGAGATCAGCACGCCGGGCATCGTGATGTCCGGCAACCGGGACGAGGGCGTGCTGCTCGGTACCGTCCGACCCGGGCCGCTGCCCCCGGGCCGGGGCTGGCTGGTGTCCCGGCGCGGCGGGACCCGACTGGTGCAACTGGTGCACCTCCCACCGCGCTCCTGA
- a CDS encoding GIY-YIG nuclease family protein — protein MARIPKKDQPPRAVKLIRAELGNVMALADPNDPAHRIGDAVGVYAYFDYDDEPIYVGQTSSSFRDRISRHLTGQRSDAVAKFILDPFEVASVSMWSLPHVAEAESLKRPGQPAGSSEKKTLLNPYEYTVYRTLEAQSNFGAVLNEGAIQPSELVDLPPRVHACIIPDELWEDRKHSDVRIARRAATISRLSQMISEREVSGGMRRTLLLQAQRLTWLAEQRIYEIGAELPDSEDASIGDE, from the coding sequence GTGGCAAGGATCCCGAAGAAGGACCAGCCGCCGCGCGCGGTGAAGCTCATCCGCGCCGAGCTGGGCAATGTGATGGCACTCGCCGATCCTAATGATCCGGCCCACCGGATCGGTGATGCGGTCGGCGTCTACGCCTACTTTGACTATGACGATGAGCCGATCTACGTCGGCCAGACTTCGTCGTCCTTCCGGGACCGAATATCCCGCCACCTGACCGGGCAACGGTCAGACGCTGTCGCGAAATTCATCTTGGATCCTTTTGAGGTGGCGTCCGTATCCATGTGGAGTCTGCCGCATGTCGCGGAAGCGGAGAGTCTGAAGAGGCCCGGACAGCCGGCGGGGTCATCCGAGAAGAAGACTCTCCTAAATCCGTACGAGTACACTGTCTATCGGACACTCGAAGCCCAGTCCAATTTTGGTGCCGTCTTGAATGAGGGGGCGATCCAGCCGTCCGAGCTGGTCGATCTTCCGCCCAGAGTGCATGCATGCATCATTCCCGATGAGTTGTGGGAGGACAGAAAGCACTCAGATGTGCGTATCGCGCGCCGAGCGGCCACCATATCTCGTCTGTCGCAGATGATCTCTGAGCGTGAGGTGTCGGGTGGGATGCGCCGAACTCTGCTCCTCCAGGCCCAGCGGCTGACCTGGCTTGCCGAGCAACGCATCTATGAGATCGGTGCCGAGTTGCCCGATTCGGAGGACGCGTCGATTGGCGACGAGTAG
- a CDS encoding very short patch repair endonuclease — protein MQGVRRSRELVSGSSGHGTSYRYDVGCRCDECREAHNSKSRETKQRLRERRLSERGKSLSDRLPPAPPPSSASASMRSNRHRDTKPELRLRRALYARGHRYRVALQVVAAGMRVRPDLVYPKRKIAVFIDGCYWHRCPEHGRLPADPTGYWAAKLQRNVDRDLRVTGALTAEGWHVLRVWEHVPLEDAVVLVEAAWQARAVLPLKPPQPTRLPSIGPPGEPTAAGPATSSGP, from the coding sequence ATGCAAGGGGTGCGAAGATCAAGGGAACTCGTCAGCGGCAGCTCCGGCCACGGAACATCGTATCGGTATGATGTCGGATGTCGATGCGATGAATGTCGAGAGGCGCACAACTCCAAGAGCCGGGAAACCAAGCAGCGTCTTCGGGAGCGCCGGCTCAGCGAACGCGGCAAGTCATTGAGTGATCGACTTCCCCCAGCGCCGCCTCCCTCATCAGCGTCGGCGTCAATGCGCTCGAACCGGCATCGAGACACCAAGCCTGAGCTGCGACTACGCAGGGCGCTTTACGCGCGCGGCCATCGTTATCGAGTCGCTCTCCAGGTAGTCGCAGCCGGGATGAGAGTCCGACCTGACCTGGTCTACCCAAAGCGGAAGATCGCCGTTTTCATCGATGGCTGCTATTGGCACCGCTGTCCGGAGCACGGCAGGTTGCCTGCCGATCCAACCGGGTACTGGGCCGCAAAGCTTCAACGCAACGTAGATCGAGACCTCCGTGTCACCGGCGCGCTCACGGCGGAGGGATGGCACGTGCTGCGCGTTTGGGAGCACGTGCCCCTTGAGGACGCGGTGGTCCTCGTAGAGGCCGCCTGGCAAGCTAGGGCTGTCCTGCCCCTCAAGCCACCTCAGCCAACCCGCCTGCCGTCAATCGGTCCTCCTGGAGAGCCGACCGCCGCCGGTCCCGCCACGTCGAGCGGACCTTGA
- a CDS encoding SseB family protein, producing the protein MTDRQPTTGWQPSTATERALLAAAEADDRAAFLAVLADGPLLLPVSPSAAAGLEPVAWPTGTHDGITHVLAFTSAGAIAAAMPGRSVDYHVFALADLAVDWPDDDWMLVVDAGLPIGVRLTAEELRSVAAPVVEAERPLREAIRRQDPNALMSALFRAELVLPLRPDGPATRDLTDPEFPWWSMPDEEGRPSLPVFTSEARMRQAFGEHDLVVINSLQLTDHWPDLSWQLLLNPDTALAAALPGEALLKLREWVGELRQVITEATEEERRRRETAAYAEPSRRGVPVPRAAPETEVDEGPDPDVPLLLQLVIPHRHLPSYLDDGYDRAAGLVHAWHGPGRDTPARLYRRLGLLGEGSPFEERDEWVAVLRWPPGEATPPEWGEGRPRMESLVVPDGTALHCLHQDGRDELLARFDATARRWSPA; encoded by the coding sequence GTGACCGACCGGCAGCCCACCACAGGTTGGCAGCCCAGCACCGCCACCGAGCGGGCGTTGCTGGCCGCCGCCGAGGCCGACGACCGGGCGGCCTTCCTCGCCGTGCTCGCCGACGGCCCGCTGCTGCTGCCCGTGTCGCCATCGGCGGCGGCCGGTCTGGAGCCGGTGGCCTGGCCCACCGGCACCCACGACGGGATCACCCATGTGCTGGCCTTCACCTCGGCGGGAGCCATCGCCGCCGCCATGCCCGGCCGGTCGGTCGACTACCACGTGTTCGCGCTCGCCGACCTCGCCGTCGACTGGCCGGACGACGACTGGATGCTGGTCGTCGACGCCGGGTTGCCGATCGGTGTGCGGCTGACGGCCGAGGAACTGCGGTCGGTTGCCGCGCCCGTGGTCGAGGCGGAACGGCCGCTGCGCGAGGCGATCCGGCGGCAGGACCCGAACGCGCTGATGTCGGCGCTGTTCCGGGCCGAGCTGGTGCTGCCGCTACGTCCGGACGGCCCGGCCACCCGTGACCTCACCGACCCGGAGTTTCCCTGGTGGAGCATGCCTGACGAGGAGGGTCGGCCGAGCCTGCCGGTCTTCACCTCCGAGGCACGGATGCGTCAGGCGTTCGGTGAGCACGACCTGGTGGTGATCAACAGCCTCCAGCTCACCGACCACTGGCCGGACCTCTCCTGGCAGTTGCTGCTCAACCCGGACACCGCGCTGGCGGCGGCGCTGCCCGGCGAGGCACTGCTGAAGCTGCGCGAGTGGGTCGGCGAACTGCGGCAGGTGATCACCGAGGCGACCGAGGAGGAACGGCGTCGCCGCGAGACGGCCGCGTACGCCGAGCCGTCGCGGCGGGGCGTACCGGTGCCGCGTGCGGCCCCGGAGACCGAGGTCGACGAGGGGCCGGACCCGGACGTACCGCTGCTGCTACAACTGGTCATCCCGCACCGTCACCTGCCGTCCTACCTCGACGACGGGTACGACCGGGCGGCCGGGCTGGTGCACGCCTGGCACGGCCCGGGGCGGGACACCCCGGCACGGCTCTACCGTCGACTCGGGCTGCTCGGCGAGGGTTCGCCCTTCGAGGAGAGGGACGAGTGGGTGGCCGTGCTGCGCTGGCCGCCCGGGGAGGCCACGCCGCCGGAGTGGGGTGAGGGTCGACCACGCATGGAGTCGCTTGTCGTACCGGACGGCACCGCCCTGCACTGCCTGCACCAGGACGGTCGTGACGAGCTGCTGGCCCGCTTCGACGCGACCGCCCGACGCTGGTCCCCGGCCTGA
- a CDS encoding YwqJ-related putative deaminase produces the protein MTQPRMLPLAAGALLADGAVYTHTSIRGDVPPDLHPVVRRFLHGLPVDQRERFAGWCAEAVLVSDRLYAAEEGGPPIEAARARALLWGAKVRVTRVREEGDPRHGEVQPPCRSCAALLDWFGMEALT, from the coding sequence ATGACGCAGCCGCGGATGCTGCCGCTGGCGGCGGGTGCGCTGCTGGCCGACGGCGCCGTCTACACCCACACCTCGATACGCGGTGACGTGCCGCCGGACCTGCATCCGGTGGTCCGCCGCTTCCTGCACGGCCTGCCGGTCGACCAGCGTGAACGCTTCGCCGGCTGGTGCGCCGAGGCGGTGCTGGTCTCCGACCGCCTGTACGCCGCAGAGGAGGGCGGGCCGCCGATCGAGGCGGCTCGGGCCCGTGCGCTGCTCTGGGGCGCGAAGGTACGGGTGACCCGGGTACGCGAGGAGGGCGATCCCCGCCACGGCGAGGTCCAGCCGCCCTGCCGATCCTGCGCTGCGCTGCTCGACTGGTTCGGTATGGAGGCGTTGACGTGA
- the mycP gene encoding type VII secretion-associated serine protease mycosin, producing the protein MRLLTRPMTTVALTAASVLAALVVSAAPALADSTRDDSWHVKTLELAEMHRISRGEGVTVAVIDTGVDATHPDLRDNVVPGVDLYDDKAKGRVDREGHGTGMASLIAGHGHGPGDGDGVLGVAPKAKILPVTIKSERSAVIAPTAIAAGINWAVDNGADIVNVSLGASHNEELNRAVDRAYQRNVVVVAAVGNRKDAIIGNPARHPGAIAVNGTDRAGVISKEAALPAEEVNIAAPGEDIVQAAPGGRYVTAIGNSGSAAIVSGAMALVKAKYPDLNAYQLFERLLETTRDAGDPGRDLYYGWGVLDLRAALTGEPDGRARSAATPDEPELDAGLEAARAVEGPGPAETVIVVLIWVGILVLLVGAVTAVILLRRARRARAVAVDGDGPVGPTPGTHVPPAGPDDPADESVWRRPPG; encoded by the coding sequence ATGCGTCTCCTCACCCGACCGATGACCACCGTGGCGCTCACCGCCGCGAGCGTTCTGGCCGCCCTCGTCGTGTCCGCCGCACCCGCGCTGGCCGACTCCACCAGGGACGACTCGTGGCACGTGAAGACCCTGGAACTGGCCGAGATGCACCGGATCAGCCGGGGCGAGGGTGTCACCGTCGCGGTGATCGACACCGGGGTGGACGCGACGCATCCGGACCTCAGGGACAACGTCGTGCCCGGTGTGGACCTCTACGACGACAAGGCCAAGGGCCGCGTCGACCGGGAGGGGCACGGCACCGGCATGGCCTCGCTGATCGCCGGGCACGGGCACGGGCCGGGCGACGGCGACGGCGTACTCGGTGTCGCGCCGAAGGCCAAGATCCTGCCGGTCACGATCAAGAGCGAACGCAGTGCGGTGATCGCGCCGACCGCGATCGCCGCCGGCATCAACTGGGCGGTGGACAACGGTGCGGACATCGTCAACGTCTCGCTGGGCGCGAGCCACAACGAGGAGCTGAACCGGGCGGTCGACCGGGCGTACCAGCGGAACGTGGTCGTGGTCGCCGCCGTCGGCAACCGCAAGGACGCCATCATCGGCAACCCGGCCCGGCACCCCGGCGCCATCGCCGTCAACGGCACCGATCGTGCGGGCGTCATCAGCAAAGAGGCCGCCCTGCCCGCCGAAGAGGTCAACATCGCCGCGCCAGGCGAGGACATCGTGCAGGCCGCCCCCGGCGGCCGGTACGTCACCGCGATCGGCAACAGCGGGTCGGCCGCGATCGTCTCCGGAGCGATGGCACTGGTCAAGGCGAAGTATCCGGACCTGAACGCGTACCAGCTCTTCGAGCGCCTGCTCGAAACCACGCGGGACGCCGGAGATCCCGGCCGGGACCTGTACTACGGATGGGGTGTGCTCGACCTGCGGGCGGCACTGACCGGCGAGCCGGACGGTCGGGCCCGTAGCGCGGCGACACCCGACGAACCGGAGCTCGACGCGGGCCTGGAGGCGGCCCGCGCCGTCGAGGGGCCCGGCCCGGCGGAGACCGTCATCGTGGTCCTGATCTGGGTGGGAATCCTGGTGCTCCTCGTCGGGGCCGTGACGGCCGTCATACTGCTGCGTCGCGCCCGTCGGGCAAGGGCCGTCGCGGTGGACGGGGACGGACCGGTCGGCCCGACGCCCGGGACGCACGTCCCACCGGCTGGACCGGACGATCCCGCCGACGAATCGGTCTGGCGCCGGCCGCCCGGTTGA
- a CDS encoding SUKH-3 domain-containing protein, translating to MTGRFPPLVAEALAEAGWSPEGRDDDRGREWALRIAAHATSGGRQHVMTAAAVAAYAEFGGLRVQPRGEGEQIAPSEFHLDPFLVRQSVETLAELAEAIGAPLSPLGEEGGGTGILAVDAQGRVFVLDHTGDWFLGADLDEAITGLVLGRQPQRMDRDGGW from the coding sequence GTGACCGGACGGTTCCCACCCCTGGTGGCCGAGGCCCTTGCCGAGGCGGGCTGGTCGCCCGAGGGCCGCGACGACGACCGGGGCCGCGAGTGGGCGTTGCGGATCGCCGCCCACGCCACCTCCGGCGGCCGTCAGCACGTGATGACGGCTGCGGCCGTCGCCGCGTACGCCGAGTTCGGCGGCTTACGGGTACAGCCCCGGGGCGAGGGCGAGCAGATCGCACCGAGCGAGTTCCACCTGGACCCGTTCCTGGTGCGGCAGTCGGTGGAGACGCTCGCCGAACTGGCCGAGGCGATCGGGGCGCCGCTCAGCCCGCTCGGCGAGGAGGGCGGCGGCACCGGGATCCTCGCCGTCGACGCGCAGGGCCGGGTGTTCGTGCTGGACCACACCGGGGACTGGTTCCTCGGGGCGGACCTGGACGAGGCGATCACCGGCCTGGTGCTCGGCCGGCAGCCGCAGCGGATGGACCGGGACGGCGGCTGGTGA
- a CDS encoding DNA cytosine methyltransferase, translating into MVEELAGEPQPTIRAAEFFAGIGLVREALEPLGVEVVWANDIERAKRDAYAANHEATHFQLADVRKVAATDLPPNIDLATSSFPCVDLSLAGNRRGLVGSQSGMFWEFARVLQEMQEQRPRVVLLENVQGFATSHGGKDLTDALVRLSELGYSCDVFAVDARHFVPQSRPRMFIVGIRSDLPPQARTGIPPISDARPPWVQRVHTAHEHLRMHYLPLPDLPQGPQDLSSVIEKMDEADPRWWTHDRVAAFVESLSPVQTARMEVLRDARNISWRTAYRRTRRGVAVWELRRDAIGGCLRTTGGGSSKQALVEIGKGVVQVRWMTPLEYARMMGAGSYKLNGGTPNQALFGFGDAVVVDVIRWIGQHYLIPALLWQKVPQAT; encoded by the coding sequence GTGGTGGAGGAGTTGGCAGGTGAACCGCAGCCGACCATCCGGGCAGCAGAATTCTTTGCGGGCATCGGGTTGGTCAGGGAGGCTCTGGAGCCACTCGGTGTTGAGGTGGTGTGGGCCAACGACATCGAGAGGGCGAAACGTGATGCGTATGCCGCCAACCATGAGGCCACCCATTTCCAGCTAGCGGACGTCCGGAAGGTTGCCGCCACGGATCTTCCTCCGAATATTGATCTAGCGACGAGTAGTTTTCCTTGCGTGGATCTGTCGCTTGCTGGCAACCGTCGAGGGCTCGTTGGCTCACAATCAGGCATGTTCTGGGAGTTTGCGAGAGTCCTACAGGAGATGCAGGAGCAGCGCCCCCGCGTGGTCCTCCTAGAGAACGTTCAGGGCTTCGCCACAAGCCATGGCGGCAAGGATCTTACTGACGCCTTGGTCAGGCTTTCTGAGCTGGGCTACTCCTGTGACGTTTTCGCTGTTGATGCCCGGCACTTCGTGCCGCAGTCACGGCCTCGAATGTTCATTGTCGGGATCCGCAGCGACCTTCCACCACAGGCGCGAACGGGCATTCCCCCGATCTCGGACGCCCGTCCTCCGTGGGTTCAGCGTGTGCACACCGCGCATGAACACCTCCGGATGCATTACCTGCCGCTTCCTGACCTTCCTCAAGGCCCGCAAGACTTGTCCAGCGTCATCGAGAAGATGGACGAGGCTGATCCTCGATGGTGGACCCACGACCGGGTGGCCGCCTTCGTGGAGTCCCTGAGCCCAGTGCAGACCGCTCGCATGGAGGTCCTCCGAGACGCCAGGAACATCTCTTGGCGGACCGCCTACCGCAGGACGAGGCGTGGCGTTGCCGTCTGGGAACTCCGCCGAGACGCGATCGGCGGCTGCCTACGTACAACGGGAGGTGGCTCCAGCAAGCAGGCGCTCGTCGAGATCGGCAAGGGTGTGGTCCAAGTCCGTTGGATGACGCCGCTGGAGTATGCGCGGATGATGGGTGCCGGCTCGTACAAGCTCAACGGCGGGACGCCTAACCAGGCGCTGTTTGGCTTCGGCGACGCTGTCGTCGTGGACGTGATCCGGTGGATCGGACAGCACTATCTGATTCCCGCGTTGCTCTGGCAGAAAGTGCCGCAAGCCACGTAG